One stretch of Cottoperca gobio chromosome 18, fCotGob3.1, whole genome shotgun sequence DNA includes these proteins:
- the cldn7a gene encoding claudin-7-A translates to MANSGVQLLGFFLSLIGIAGLIIGTILPQWKMSAYIGDNIITAVAMYQGLWMSCAFQSTGQLQCKIYDSILQLDSSLQATRALMIVGIIVSVAGLGVACMGMKCTTCGGSNKLRKSRIAMTGGIILLVGGLCAIVACSWFAHNVIRAFYNPYTPVNTKFEFGAAIFIAWGGSLLDVLGGAMLAASCPRKKQVSKYPSMASSRSGPPSSTKEYV, encoded by the exons ATGGCCAACTCCGGTGTCCAGCTGTTGGGATTTTTCCTGTCGTTAATTGGCATTGCTGGACTGATCATCGGGACTATTCTGCCGCAGTGGAAGATGTCAGCGTACATCGGGGACAACATCATCACAGCGGTGGCCATGTACCAAGGACTGTGGATGTCATGCGCTTTCCAGAGTACCGGACAGCTCCAGTGTAAAATCTACGACTCAATTCTGCAGCTCGACA gTTCACTTCAGGCCACTCGTGCCTTGATGATAGTTGGCATCATCGTGTCCGTTGCAGGTCTGGGTGTGGCCTGTATGGGAATGAAGTGCACCACCTGTGGAGGGAGCAACAAACTGCGCAAGTCCCGCATCGCCATGACAGGAGGCATCATCCTACTCGTGGGAG GGCTGTGTGCCATCGTAGCGTGCTCCTGGTTTGCTCACAATGTGATCAGGGCTTTCTATAATCCCTACACTCCAGTCAACACCAA GTTCGAGTTTGGCGCTGCCATCTTCATCGCCTGGGGCGGCTCCCTGCTGGATGTCCTGGGCGGAGCCATGTTGGCTGCTTCCTGTCCACGAAAGAAACAAGTGTCCAAGTACCCGTCCATGGCCAGTTCCCGCTCTGGTCCGCCAAGCAGCACTAAAGAATATGTCTGA